Genomic segment of Candidatus Deferrimicrobium sp.:
CGCGACGCCGTCGCCCAGGACCAGCGCGTCCACCTCGCCCCCGGACAATCCCGCCAAGGCCTTGGCCGCAGACACGACCGACAGCGTGTTCTTCTTGAAGACCCCATCCTGATGCTCGACGACTACCAGTATGTCCGCCATATATGACCTCCCGATGCTTCCATTATTAGGTGCGGCACGATCCGGGAACTTCCTTCCCTCATGTCTCCCACGTCTGTCCCTGTTCCGCGGGAGTTCTCAGGAACGTCCCTGTTCTGCGATCAGAGGACCTTCGCCTCGGATTTCAGCTTCGACACCAGCTCCGCGACATCCGCCACCCGGCCGCCTCCCGCGCGCTGCTTCGGCGCGGCGTACGAGAGAACCTTCACCCTCGGCGTCGTGTCCACGCCCAGCGACGCCAGCGGAACGACCTTCAACTCCTTCTTCTTCGCCTTCATGATCCCGGGGAGCGACGCGTACCGCGGCTCGTTCAGCCGCAGGTCCGTGGTCACCACCGCCGGCAGCGCCACCTCGATCGTCTCCAGCCCGCCGTCGACCTCGCGGGTCACGTTCGCCTTCTTGTTGTCCGCGGCGAGCTCGACCTTCGACGCGAACGTCGCCTGCGGCCACCCGAGCACCGCCGCCAGGATCTGCCCCACCTGGTTGTTGTCGTCGTCCACCGACTGCTTTCCCATCAGCACCAGTTCGGCTTTTTCGTCGGCGACGACCTTCGCCAGCACTTTCGCCACCGCCAGCGAGTCGAGGTCGGCACCCGCCTCGACCAGAACCGCGCGGTCCGCGCCCATCGCCAGCGCCGTGCGCACCTGCTGATCGCCCTCCTTCGGGCCGACGGTCACGACGACCACTTCGCCGGTCAGCTTCTCCCGGATCCGCAGCGCCTCCTCGACCGCGATCTCGCAGAACGGGTTCACGACCATCTTGATGTTGTCCAGGACGATCCCGCTCCCGTCCCCCTTGATCTTGACCTTCTCGTCGGGGTTGGGGACCGGCTTGATGGCGACCAGGATCTTCACGTCGCACCTCCTGCGGAATTCAATGCTTCAAACGCAATAACATATCGGAAACGCATGTCACAGGCAAGAATGAATGACGGTTCAATCCTTGAAAGCACGGGAAAAGGCCGGATTCTTCTGCGTGAGGAGAAACGGGAACCTCGAAGCCGCCACGGCCGACCAGAAGCCCCCTACCGTCCCGCCCGCGAAGTCGGACGCC
This window contains:
- a CDS encoding electron transfer flavoprotein subunit beta/FixA family protein; translation: MKILVAIKPVPNPDEKVKIKGDGSGIVLDNIKMVVNPFCEIAVEEALRIREKLTGEVVVVTVGPKEGDQQVRTALAMGADRAVLVEAGADLDSLAVAKVLAKVVADEKAELVLMGKQSVDDDNNQVGQILAAVLGWPQATFASKVELAADNKKANVTREVDGGLETIEVALPAVVTTDLRLNEPRYASLPGIMKAKKKELKVVPLASLGVDTTPRVKVLSYAAPKQRAGGGRVADVAELVSKLKSEAKVL